The Actinosynnema mirum DSM 43827 genomic interval GATGAGCGCGGTGGTGCGCAACGCCGAGTGGAACGGCTCCCCGGGCGCGGGCGCGACCACCACGTTCGGCTACATCGGCGCCGGAGCGGCGACCACCCCGGTCCTGTCCTGCACCAGCCCGTGACATCGACGGCGACGGCCTGGGCTCCGGGTCGGTGGTGATCTCATGAACGGGTTCAGCGGGCTGAACGACCAGGACGGTTGCCCCCTGCCCTTGTGGGAAGGGCGCGACCCGATTGTTCGAAACATTTTCGGAATTCGGAATCATGCGCACCACGTGGAATAAGAACCACCCCCTCGTTTCCCGCAGTTCCGCATGATGAGAACCGGGCCGTGTGGCAGTCTTAATGCGCCAGCGGAAGCGGGGGAGGGAATCCATGCCATTCGCCTCACCGGGCGCAGGAGGGGGCGCGTCCCAGGTCACGGGCGTGACGATGCAGGTGGAACCCGGAAAGATCATGGAGTTGAAGGGGCGCTACGAGGCGGTGCGCGACACCGTCCAGGCGTTCCTGATGCAGGAGGACCGCAATCTTCTGGGGGTCGCGCTGGCGGGGGACGACGTGTCCACCGCGACCGCGCCGATCTTCGAGGAGAACGCCCTGGTCGCGGTCGACGTGACGTCGCGGTTCCTGCGGGAGCTGACGCTGAACATCGAGCAGCTGGAGAACGCGGCCAGGCTCTACGGACTGGTCGAGGAGGGCAACGCGGCGGCGTTCCAGGTCGGGGAGGGCGGGTGAGGGGGCGGGCGCTGGTGGTGCTCGCGCTCGCCGGGCCGGTGCTGCTCGCGTGCGCGGCCGAGACCGGCACGCCCCGCCCCGCACCGGCCGGGCCGGGGCCCGCCGGGTCCGCGTCGACCACGACCACCCCGTCGTCCCCGGCCCGCCCGAGGGAGATCGCGCTCGACGGCCGCGACCCGTGCGCGCTGATCCGCGCGGAGCAGCTCGCCGTGCTCGGCTTCGACCGCGCGGGCAGGTCAGGGACCGACGACCTCACCGGCGCGCCCACCTGCACGTGGATCGTCAACGGCGGGGCGGTCCAGGTGATCCCGGTGACCGGCGAGGGCGTCGAGGCCTGGTCGCAGGGCCGCAGGCTCGGCCGCCCGTCGCCGATCCCGCCGGTCAGGGGGTTCCCGGCCATCACGGTCACCCTGCCCGAGCGACCGCTGAACTGCGACGTCGTGGTGGACACCGCCGACGGCCAGTACCTGTCGGCCACGTCCACCGTCCTGCCGGGGTTCGAGGAGCGCTTCCCGGCGCCGTGCGAGGGGGCGCGGGCGCTCGCGGAGGTCCTGGTGGAGAACCTGCTCAGCTGAGGGGGAAGGGCACATGGGCTTGGGTGGCGCGAACTTCGACTCGCAGTCGCACCGGCAGCTCTACGACAAGATCCACGACCGGGCGGGGGCGTCGGCCGCGCAGGTCGTCGACGACGCGTGGAACTCGTTCCGGGCCGTCATGGGGAACGCGAGGAGCGACCTGCAGACGGCGATCGAGAAGGCCGGGGCGGTGTGGGTGGGCGCGGCGGGCGAGCGGTTCACCAGCGCCTCGGCGCCCCTGGTGCGGTGGGCGGAGGACGCGCGGGCCGCCGGGGTCGCCACGCACCACTCGTTCCAGGCGCAGCGCAGCTCGTGGAGCGGGACCGCGACCCGGATGCCCGCGCCGGTCGAGGTGACGTCGACGGCGAACGACGACCTCTGGGGCGTGCCCGCCGGGTTCACGCACCTGGTCGGCGGGCAGACCGACCAGGACGTGCAGGAGGCGCAGGCACTGGAGGCCAAGCGCGAGGCCGTGCGGGTGATGGTCGAGTACCAGACGGCGGCGATGTCGGCCGTGGGCTCCCTGGGCGCGTTCACCCCGCCCCCGAGCGTGGCCACGCGGGTCGCCGAGGGGTCGGTCGCGCGGCCGGAGGAGGTGCGCGCGGGCGAGCGGGACGGCGGGCCGAGGCGGGAGGACGTGGGCGCCGCCGGGATGCAGCCCCGCGACGTGGGCTCCGGGACCACAGGGCAGAGCGCGTCGTCCACGCCGGGCGCGGGCGGCCCGCCCCCGTCGCTTCCGGGCGTGACGGGCCCGAGCGGGTCGACGCACACCTCGGGTTCCGCCCAAGCCCCCGCGCCCCACCCGCAGCAGGGCCCGACGTCCACGCCACTCCCCCAGGGCGGCCTCCCCGGCGGGTGGGCGGGCGGTCTGCCCGGCGGCGCGCCGAGGTCCGGCGCGGGGCGTGGGCCGGGCGGCGGTGGCGGCGGTGGTGCGGGCAGGCCAGGCGGCGCGGTCGGTGGCGGGACTCGCGGACCGGGCGGGTTCAGCGGTGGTGGCGGGACTCGCGGCACTGGCGGATTCGGCGGCACTGGCGGGTTAGGCGGCCACCCCTCGTCCCCCACCCCGCACCGGGGAACCCCCGCCTTCCCCGCCGCCCAGACCACCGGCGTCGAGCACGGCGCTGCCCACCCCACCCGCCCCACACCCCCGTCGGCCACACGCGGCGCCCCCGGAGCCCCCGGCGCGGCGGGCCCGCTCGGGTCGCCGCAACGCGGCCGGGACGAGGACGACCTGGAGCACAAGTCCGCCGAGTACCTGGAGGAGCTCGACGACGTCTGGGGCCAGGACGGCCTGCCGAAGGTCGCCCCGCCGGTGATCGGGGACGTCGGCCCGTGAGGATCGCGCTGTCCCGGCCGGAGTTCGACCTGTGCTGGGAGCGCCTGGCGCTGGGCGAGCACCCGACGGTCCTGGCGATCCCCTCGCACGGCGCCACCGCGCGGGAGCGGGCGGCCGTGCTCGCCGACGCGTGGGACGCCCTGCGGGCGCGCGGCCTGGCCGGACGCGGCGGCCTGGACCCGCGCCTGGCCGGGTGGCTTGCCCTGCTGGCCCGCCCGGACCGCGAGGTCGACGCCAGGCTGCGCCTGGACGCCGGTCCGCGCGTCCGGGCGGTCGCGGCGGCAGGCCGAGGGCGGGCGGTGCTGGCCGTCCTCACCGCCGAGCGGCTGCTCCTGGAGGAGGTCGACGAGGACGCGCTGGCCGCGTCGGTGGTGGGCCTGCTGCCGCCGCACGCCACGCCGAGGTCCCGCTCGATCAGCCTGCGCGCGGCGGACCTGGAGCGCGCCGCCGCCAGGGCGGACCGGTCGGCGGCGGGCCTGGAGCAGGCGCTGCGCGAGGTGGGCCTGCCCCGCCAGGACGCCGGGAAGGTCGCCGAGGTGCTGGGGAACGTCGTGCGCATGGGCCAGTTCGGCGCGGCGACGAGGCCCACGCGCCCGGACGGTCCGGGCAGGCGCGAGCGGGGCCCGTACGCGGTCTCGTTCTACGACACCCCGGAGGGCCGCTGGCAGTTCACCCGCCGCCCGGACGACACCGGGCAGCAGTGGTCGACCCTGAGCCCGGCGGACCACCGCCGCCTGGCGCACGCCGTGGCCGAACTGCTGGCGGGCGGGCGCTGACGGCCGCCCTCACCCGAGGACGAACTCCCGGACGACCGCGCCCACCTGGCCCCAGTCCGGCCCGAGCCAGACGAAGTGGTTGTCGGCCAGGCTCTCCACGAGCGCGGCGCGCGGCAGGGCGGCGGCGAGCGCCAGGGCGTGGGCGAACGGGACGGCGCCGTCCCGGCGGGTGGCGACGACGAGCGCGGGCTGCGCCACCGGTGGAACGCGGTCGGGGAACGCGGCCAGGTCGTTGCGGAACCCGGCGCCCGACCGCATCCGCGAGAACAGCGCCACCAGGGCCGCCCGCTGCTCGGCGGTCAGCGCGGCCAGGACCCGGTGCGCGGGCGCCGTGGACAGGTCCCCCAGCAGCACCCGGAGCCCCGCTCCGGGCGACACCCGCAGGAGCAGGCGCAGCGCGGTCCAGACCAGGCGCTCGGTGGCGGGTGCGAAGGCGGCGCGGGCGGCGAGGCGGGTGCGCCGGTCCGGCCAGGGCAGCGGGCCGACCGCGCTCCACAGCACCACGCGCGCCACCAGGTCGGGGTGGCGGGCGGCGAGCGCGAGCGCGGTGGGTCCCCCGGCGGAGACGCCCACGACGGCGGCCAGCCGGGTGATCCCCAGGTGGTCGCACAGCTCCCGGACGACGTCGGCGAACCCGTCCGGCGTGCCGCCCGTCGACAGCGGGGTGCGCCCGTAGCCGGGCCGGGAGGGGACCAGCACCGAGCAGCGCCCGTCGGCGAGCACGTCCTCCCCCAGCGCGAGCCCGGCGCGCAGGTGCCCGCCGTGGAGCACCACGACCACCTCGTCGCCACGCCGGTCGAAGCGGTGCTCGACGACCCCGCCCGGCAGGTGCGCGAGCGCCGCGGGCAGGTCGACGCGGATCGGGGAGGCGGGGTGCGGCACGGTCGGCTCCAGGCGTCGGCGGGTCACGACGCCGACCAGACTTCCCGGCACACCAGGCCCAGTGCGGGCGACGCGGCCACCCTACCGCCCGCTCACCCCGCGGAAAGCGGATCACCGCTGTCCAGCGGCTCCCCGCTGCCCCTTCGGGCAGCGGAGTCCGCCCTTCCGGCCGGCATCCGCCCCACCCGCGCCCGCCCCGTATCAACAGCTGTCCGGCCGTCCCCTACCTGTGCAAGCGGCGGCAAGCCGCACGACCACGGGGAGGACCCATGTCGATCCGAACACCGCGCCGAAGGCTGGCCGGGGCCCTGGCGCTGGCACTGGCGCTGGCCGCGTCCGCGCTCGCCACCACCACCGCGACCGCCGCGCCCGACGCGCTGACCATGGTGAACGGCGAGGGCAGGACCATCACCCTGCCCGCCGCCGCCACCTCCGCCCTGAGGTCCGCCGCCGCGGGCAGCTCGGGCACCACGACCACCCCCGACCGCAAGCCCTCCCCCGACCTCGCCGCCGACTCGGTCATCGGCGTCGACGGCCGCGTCCAGGAGTCCGCCCCTTCCGCGTTCCCCTGGGGCGCCATCGCGCACCTGGAGACCAACCAGGGCGGCTGCACCGGGTTCATGCTCAGCCGCGACGTCCTGGTGACGGCGGGCCACTGCGTGCACTCCGGCGGCAGCTGGGTCACCTCCTACCGGGTCACCCCCGGCCGCACCGCCGGTTCCGCGCCGTTCGGCAGTTGCAGCGGCGGCATCGCCGACGTGTGGACCACCAGCGCGTGGATCAACGGCTACCCGAGCGACCACGAC includes:
- a CDS encoding PE domain-containing protein, with the translated sequence MQVEPGKIMELKGRYEAVRDTVQAFLMQEDRNLLGVALAGDDVSTATAPIFEENALVAVDVTSRFLRELTLNIEQLENAARLYGLVEEGNAAAFQVGEGG
- a CDS encoding DUF3558 domain-containing protein codes for the protein MRGRALVVLALAGPVLLACAAETGTPRPAPAGPGPAGSASTTTTPSSPARPREIALDGRDPCALIRAEQLAVLGFDRAGRSGTDDLTGAPTCTWIVNGGAVQVIPVTGEGVEAWSQGRRLGRPSPIPPVRGFPAITVTLPERPLNCDVVVDTADGQYLSATSTVLPGFEERFPAPCEGARALAEVLVENLLS
- a CDS encoding PPE domain-containing protein; this encodes MGLGGANFDSQSHRQLYDKIHDRAGASAAQVVDDAWNSFRAVMGNARSDLQTAIEKAGAVWVGAAGERFTSASAPLVRWAEDARAAGVATHHSFQAQRSSWSGTATRMPAPVEVTSTANDDLWGVPAGFTHLVGGQTDQDVQEAQALEAKREAVRVMVEYQTAAMSAVGSLGAFTPPPSVATRVAEGSVARPEEVRAGERDGGPRREDVGAAGMQPRDVGSGTTGQSASSTPGAGGPPPSLPGVTGPSGSTHTSGSAQAPAPHPQQGPTSTPLPQGGLPGGWAGGLPGGAPRSGAGRGPGGGGGGGAGRPGGAVGGGTRGPGGFSGGGGTRGTGGFGGTGGLGGHPSSPTPHRGTPAFPAAQTTGVEHGAAHPTRPTPPSATRGAPGAPGAAGPLGSPQRGRDEDDLEHKSAEYLEELDDVWGQDGLPKVAPPVIGDVGP
- a CDS encoding ESX secretion-associated protein EspG, with protein sequence MRIALSRPEFDLCWERLALGEHPTVLAIPSHGATARERAAVLADAWDALRARGLAGRGGLDPRLAGWLALLARPDREVDARLRLDAGPRVRAVAAAGRGRAVLAVLTAERLLLEEVDEDALAASVVGLLPPHATPRSRSISLRAADLERAAARADRSAAGLEQALREVGLPRQDAGKVAEVLGNVVRMGQFGAATRPTRPDGPGRRERGPYAVSFYDTPEGRWQFTRRPDDTGQQWSTLSPADHRRLAHAVAELLAGGR
- a CDS encoding alpha/beta hydrolase gives rise to the protein MTRRRLEPTVPHPASPIRVDLPAALAHLPGGVVEHRFDRRGDEVVVVLHGGHLRAGLALGEDVLADGRCSVLVPSRPGYGRTPLSTGGTPDGFADVVRELCDHLGITRLAAVVGVSAGGPTALALAARHPDLVARVVLWSAVGPLPWPDRRTRLAARAAFAPATERLVWTALRLLLRVSPGAGLRVLLGDLSTAPAHRVLAALTAEQRAALVALFSRMRSGAGFRNDLAAFPDRVPPVAQPALVVATRRDGAVPFAHALALAAALPRAALVESLADNHFVWLGPDWGQVGAVVREFVLG
- a CDS encoding trypsin-like serine peptidase produces the protein MSIRTPRRRLAGALALALALAASALATTTATAAPDALTMVNGEGRTITLPAAATSALRSAAAGSSGTTTTPDRKPSPDLAADSVIGVDGRVQESAPSAFPWGAIAHLETNQGGCTGFMLSRDVLVTAGHCVHSGGSWVTSYRVTPGRTAGSAPFGSCSGGIADVWTTSAWINGYPSDHDYGLVKLTCDIGYQTGWFGWWYSTGENLVGQHFYAEGYPGDKPFGTMWWDGDSTYSQSANKLWYWIDTAPGQSGSPVYHYNSTTPGLCAGWCVTAIHTNGVAGGNPTNSGTRLRPDVMSFVNYWISRP